From one Bradyrhizobium sp. Ash2021 genomic stretch:
- a CDS encoding amino acid ABC transporter ATP-binding protein gives MIEISHVDKWYGPSFQALKDCTTSVAKGEVVVVCGPSGSGKSTLIKCVNALEPFQAGEIILDGIKVNDPRTDLPKLRARVGMVFQHFELFPHLKIIENLCLAQEKVLGRSHDEAMAKAAKLLDRVGLNDHARKYPAELSGGQQQRVAIARALAMDPIAMLFDEPTSALDPEMISEVLDVMVDLAREGMTMMVVTHEMGFASKVAHRVIFMDQGEIVEDALKTDFFGSPRSDRAQKFLSKILSH, from the coding sequence ATGATCGAGATCAGCCACGTCGATAAATGGTACGGGCCGAGTTTCCAGGCGCTGAAGGATTGCACCACCAGCGTCGCCAAGGGCGAAGTGGTGGTGGTGTGCGGTCCGTCCGGTTCTGGAAAATCGACGCTGATCAAATGCGTCAACGCGCTGGAGCCGTTTCAGGCCGGCGAGATCATCCTCGACGGCATCAAGGTCAACGATCCCAGGACCGACCTGCCGAAACTGCGCGCCCGCGTCGGCATGGTGTTCCAGCATTTTGAGCTGTTCCCGCATTTGAAGATCATCGAGAATTTGTGCCTGGCGCAGGAGAAGGTGCTGGGCCGGTCGCATGACGAGGCGATGGCCAAGGCTGCAAAACTGCTCGACCGCGTCGGGCTGAATGACCACGCCCGCAAATACCCGGCCGAATTGTCCGGAGGTCAGCAGCAGCGCGTCGCGATTGCCCGCGCACTGGCGATGGACCCGATCGCGATGCTGTTCGATGAGCCGACCTCGGCGCTTGATCCCGAAATGATCAGCGAGGTGCTTGACGTGATGGTCGATCTCGCCCGCGAGGGCATGACCATGATGGTCGTCACCCATGAGATGGGTTTCGCCAGCAAGGTCGCGCACCGGGTGATCTTCATGGACCAGGGCGAAATCGTCGAGGACGCGCTGAAGACCGATTTCTTCGGCAGCCCCCGCAGCGACCGCGCGCAGAAGTTTTTGTCGAAGATTTTGTCGCATTAA
- a CDS encoding acyltransferase, with protein MLRKTNANNQGTRAKARIVALDRARTFIILLVLIHHSVVNYTHFGTGDKMRWLGFDLVVLFNDSFFMACMFLISGLFVHGSLTRRGAANFLGNRAWRLGVPFLISIFVLMPVAYYPTFLRYHLPGTTDFNFLHFWWHTLTVGPWPSGPAWFLWVLLALDFIAAAVWSVAPRVVAALGWVIFALRNRPVTAFISFLIFSVVVYLPMHLIFGDTGWLEPGGYPLPIQTSRILLYAGYFLAGVGVGAVSLKAGILADNGELVRRWPAWLAISLLFYGAILLLVYAHHNWVADFNAPPRSWRAGYGLVFALFSAAMTFTVLAIWLRSAESRLSLLDAMRPSAYGIFLVHYIFIIWLQYAVYEYSWPAEVKAAVVFAGALSLSWGLTVMLRKIPAVARMI; from the coding sequence ATGCTGCGCAAGACCAACGCAAACAATCAGGGCACCAGGGCGAAGGCACGCATCGTCGCGCTCGATCGTGCGCGTACGTTCATCATTCTGTTGGTGCTGATCCACCATTCCGTCGTCAACTACACCCATTTCGGCACCGGCGACAAAATGCGCTGGCTCGGCTTCGATCTGGTGGTGCTGTTCAACGACAGTTTCTTCATGGCCTGCATGTTCCTGATCTCCGGCCTGTTCGTTCACGGCAGCCTGACGCGACGGGGCGCTGCCAATTTCCTGGGCAATCGTGCCTGGCGGCTCGGTGTGCCCTTCCTGATCTCGATCTTCGTGCTGATGCCGGTCGCTTATTATCCCACCTTCCTGCGCTATCATTTGCCCGGCACGACCGACTTCAACTTCTTGCATTTCTGGTGGCACACGCTGACAGTCGGACCCTGGCCCTCGGGGCCGGCGTGGTTTTTGTGGGTGCTGCTGGCGCTGGATTTCATCGCCGCCGCGGTGTGGTCGGTTGCGCCGCGTGTTGTCGCGGCGCTGGGCTGGGTCATCTTTGCTCTTCGCAACCGGCCGGTGACGGCCTTCATAAGTTTTCTGATCTTCTCGGTCGTGGTCTATCTGCCGATGCACCTGATATTCGGCGATACGGGCTGGCTGGAGCCGGGCGGCTACCCGCTTCCGATCCAGACCAGCCGGATCCTGCTCTACGCCGGCTATTTCCTCGCCGGAGTCGGGGTTGGCGCCGTCAGTCTCAAGGCCGGCATACTTGCGGATAATGGCGAATTGGTAAGACGCTGGCCGGCGTGGCTCGCCATTTCGCTGCTGTTCTATGGCGCGATCCTGTTGCTGGTCTATGCGCACCACAATTGGGTGGCGGATTTCAACGCGCCGCCGCGGTCATGGCGAGCCGGCTACGGTCTCGTCTTTGCGCTGTTCAGCGCGGCGATGACGTTTACGGTCCTGGCCATTTGGTTGCGGTCGGCGGAATCCAGACTCAGCCTGCTCGATGCGATGCGACCGTCGGCTTACGGCATCTTTCTCGTGCACTACATCTTCATCATCTGGCTGCAATACGCGGTGTATGAATATTCGTGGCCGGCGGAAGTGAAAGCCGCCGTCGTGTTCGCCGGCGCGCTGTCACTGAGCTGGGGGCTCACGGTGATGCTGCGGAAGATTCCGGCCGTAGCCCGGATGATTTAG
- a CDS encoding carboxymuconolactone decarboxylase family protein, with protein sequence MKPRMNYYQAAPDTLKALSALEAQIQASGLEQSLIELVKTRASQINGCAYCINMHTQDARKHGETEQRLYLLNAWHESPVYTDRERAALAWTEAVTLISETHAPDDLYEDVRAQFSEAETVNLTMLIATINAWNRLAISFRAVPPVRAKAAVA encoded by the coding sequence ATGAAACCCCGCATGAACTACTACCAGGCCGCGCCCGATACGCTCAAAGCGCTCAGCGCGCTGGAAGCTCAGATACAGGCTTCAGGTCTCGAACAGTCCCTGATCGAACTGGTCAAGACCCGGGCCTCGCAGATCAATGGTTGCGCCTACTGCATCAACATGCACACCCAGGACGCTCGCAAGCACGGCGAAACCGAACAGCGGCTGTATCTGCTGAATGCGTGGCATGAATCGCCCGTCTACACCGACCGTGAACGCGCCGCATTGGCGTGGACCGAGGCGGTGACCCTGATCTCGGAAACCCACGCGCCCGATGACCTCTATGAAGACGTCCGCGCCCAGTTCTCGGAAGCAGAGACCGTCAATCTGACCATGCTGATTGCGACCATCAACGCCTGGAACCGGCTCGCGATCAGTTTCCGCGCGGTGCCGCCGGTGAGGGCGAAGGCCGCGGTGGCGTAA
- a CDS encoding LysR family transcriptional regulator, producing the protein MDRLTSLTAFVRVVDSGGFSAAGRRLNMSTTMVSNHVQSLEDRLGARLLQRTTRKVSLTEIGKAYYDRCVQILADLEQADDIAGAQQSTPRGTLRIYAATHIVPFIAPVVAEFLSTYPDTKVDLSMGERNVDMIDEGYDVVIRMTQPPDSSLIVRSLATWRQVLCCSHAYVEKYGRPEQLSDLSERNCVRHVNYPYQDEWRFVDRKGMPASVRVSGNLISNSGETLRVAALHGHAIALAAGFLVHEDLESGRLVRLLPEYRPVELSMNAVYPHRHHLSAKVRTFIDMLAHHSAELQKLINPYS; encoded by the coding sequence ATGGATCGTTTGACCAGTCTGACGGCCTTTGTCCGGGTGGTTGATAGCGGCGGGTTTTCCGCCGCCGGGCGCCGCCTCAACATGTCGACGACGATGGTGAGCAACCACGTCCAGTCGCTGGAAGACCGGCTCGGCGCGCGGCTGCTTCAGCGCACCACGCGCAAGGTCAGCCTCACCGAAATCGGAAAGGCCTATTACGACCGCTGCGTCCAGATCCTCGCCGATCTCGAGCAGGCCGACGATATCGCCGGCGCCCAGCAATCGACGCCGCGCGGCACGCTGAGGATCTATGCCGCGACCCACATCGTGCCATTCATCGCGCCGGTGGTCGCCGAATTCCTTTCGACATATCCCGACACCAAGGTCGATCTGAGCATGGGTGAGCGAAACGTCGACATGATCGACGAGGGATACGATGTAGTGATCCGCATGACACAGCCGCCGGACTCGAGCCTGATCGTGCGCAGCCTCGCCACCTGGCGGCAGGTGCTGTGCTGTTCGCATGCCTATGTCGAGAAATACGGCCGGCCGGAGCAATTGTCCGACTTGTCGGAGCGCAATTGCGTTCGCCATGTCAACTATCCCTATCAGGACGAATGGCGGTTCGTCGACCGCAAGGGTATGCCGGCATCGGTGCGGGTATCCGGCAATCTGATCTCCAATAGCGGCGAGACGCTACGCGTGGCGGCGCTGCACGGCCACGCGATAGCTCTTGCCGCGGGTTTTCTGGTTCATGAGGATCTCGAATCCGGCCGTCTGGTGCGTTTGTTGCCTGAGTATCGGCCGGTCGAATTATCGATGAACGCGGTCTATCCGCATCGCCATCATCTGTCGGCGAAGGTCAGGACCTTTATCGACATGCTCGCGCATCACAGCGCCGAACTGCAGAAGCTGATCAATCCGTATTCGTGA
- a CDS encoding MDR family MFS transporter has protein sequence MTTFQPALNAVPAGIGAPKAVATPGKATPAISAKTWIAVIGATLGAFMAVLNIQIVNASLADIQGAIGAGIDDGGWISTSYLVAEIVVIPLSGWLAQVFSIRIYLLTNAVLFLLLSMACAFAQDLPQMIVLRAIQGFTGGVLIPMAFTLIITLLPKAKQPVGLALFALSATFAPAIGPTIGGYLTENWGWQFIFYVNLVPGAIMIGMLWFSLQSKPMKLSLLRAGDWPGIITMAIGLSALQTVLEEGNKDDWFGSPFIVKLSVIAAIALTAFLWIELTAKKPLLNLRLLFRRNFGFGILANFLLGVALYGSVFILPVYLSRIQGYNSEQIGMVLAWTGLPQLLLIPLVPRLMKRFDPRLVIGIGFALFAVSNFMNIYMTNDYAADQLFWPNVVRAVGQALVFAPLSAVATAGIEAENAGSASALFNMMRNLGGAIGIAALQTLLTKREQYHSNVLMQSVSVFEQATRTRIEQLTQYFTNHGVIDRVDAVHRAYVALGHIVQKQAFILAFSDTFYLLGAALIVALMAALLLKKPDHLESGGAH, from the coding sequence ATGACCACATTCCAGCCCGCCCTCAACGCCGTTCCCGCCGGCATCGGCGCGCCCAAAGCCGTAGCGACCCCGGGCAAGGCGACGCCGGCGATCTCCGCAAAGACCTGGATCGCGGTGATCGGCGCCACGCTCGGCGCCTTCATGGCGGTGCTCAACATCCAGATCGTCAACGCGTCGCTCGCGGATATTCAGGGCGCGATCGGCGCCGGCATCGATGATGGCGGCTGGATCTCGACCTCCTATCTGGTCGCCGAGATCGTGGTGATCCCCTTGAGCGGCTGGCTCGCGCAGGTGTTCTCGATCCGCATCTATCTCCTGACCAACGCGGTGCTGTTCCTGCTGCTGTCGATGGCCTGCGCCTTTGCGCAGGATCTGCCGCAGATGATCGTGCTCCGCGCGATCCAGGGTTTTACCGGTGGCGTGCTGATCCCGATGGCGTTCACGCTGATCATCACGCTGCTGCCGAAGGCAAAGCAGCCGGTCGGTCTGGCGCTGTTCGCGCTGTCAGCGACGTTCGCGCCGGCGATCGGCCCGACCATCGGCGGCTATCTCACGGAAAACTGGGGCTGGCAGTTCATTTTCTATGTCAACCTCGTGCCGGGCGCGATCATGATCGGAATGCTGTGGTTTTCGCTGCAATCGAAGCCGATGAAGCTGTCGCTGCTCCGCGCGGGCGACTGGCCCGGCATCATCACCATGGCGATCGGCCTCTCCGCGCTGCAGACCGTGCTCGAAGAGGGCAACAAGGACGACTGGTTCGGTTCGCCCTTCATCGTCAAGCTGTCGGTGATCGCAGCCATTGCGCTGACTGCGTTCCTGTGGATCGAACTGACCGCGAAAAAGCCGCTGTTGAACCTGCGCCTGCTGTTCCGCCGCAATTTCGGCTTCGGCATCCTAGCCAACTTCCTGCTCGGCGTCGCGCTCTACGGTTCCGTATTCATCCTGCCAGTCTATCTGTCGCGCATCCAGGGCTACAATTCCGAGCAGATCGGCATGGTGCTGGCCTGGACCGGCCTGCCGCAACTGTTGCTGATCCCGCTGGTGCCGCGGCTGATGAAGCGCTTCGACCCACGCCTCGTGATCGGCATTGGCTTTGCGCTGTTCGCAGTCTCCAACTTCATGAACATCTACATGACCAACGACTACGCGGCTGATCAACTGTTCTGGCCGAATGTTGTCCGTGCCGTTGGTCAGGCCCTTGTGTTTGCTCCGCTCTCGGCGGTCGCGACTGCCGGAATCGAGGCGGAGAATGCCGGGTCTGCGTCCGCGCTGTTCAACATGATGCGCAACCTCGGCGGCGCCATCGGCATCGCCGCACTGCAGACGCTGCTGACCAAGCGCGAGCAGTATCATTCCAATGTCTTGATGCAGTCAGTGTCTGTGTTCGAACAGGCGACCCGCACCCGGATCGAACAACTGACTCAGTATTTCACGAACCACGGCGTGATCGACCGCGTTGACGCCGTGCATCGCGCTTATGTCGCGCTCGGCCATATCGTGCAGAAGCAGGCCTTCATCCTGGCCTTCAGCGATACCTTCTATCTGCTCGGTGCCGCGCTCATCGTCGCGCTCATGGCAGCCCTGCTGCTGAAGAAGCCGGACCATCTTGAAAGCGGCGGCGCCCACTAG
- a CDS encoding D-amino-acid transaminase, translated as MEQIAYVNGSFVPMSEAKVSVLDRGFLFADGIYEVAAVLDRMLIDNASHLARLERSVGEIQLELPETTARIQEIQKELVARNNLVNGMVYLEVTRGADTGRDFAFPKGVKPTLIMFTSVKDIIGAPSARTGIGVITVPDLRWTRRDIKSVALLAQVLAKQAAAEAGAGEAWMIEDGKVTEGGSSSAFILTQDDVLVTRQNGSAILPGCTRKAVVALAEERQLRVEERAFSVEEALAAKEAFITSATVFVQAVVTIDGKKVANGKPGPMTDRLREIYVDFAKATAV; from the coding sequence TTGGAACAGATCGCTTACGTCAACGGCTCGTTCGTGCCCATGTCCGAGGCCAAGGTCTCCGTCCTCGACCGCGGATTCCTGTTCGCCGACGGCATCTACGAGGTCGCCGCGGTGCTCGACCGGATGTTGATCGACAATGCCTCGCATCTGGCGCGGCTGGAGCGCTCGGTCGGCGAAATCCAGCTTGAATTGCCGGAGACGACGGCGCGGATTCAGGAAATTCAGAAGGAACTGGTCGCGCGCAACAACCTCGTCAACGGCATGGTCTATCTGGAGGTGACGCGCGGCGCCGATACCGGCCGCGACTTTGCGTTCCCAAAAGGCGTCAAGCCGACGCTGATCATGTTCACCTCGGTCAAGGATATCATTGGCGCGCCGTCGGCCAGGACCGGCATCGGCGTCATCACCGTGCCCGACCTCCGCTGGACCCGGCGCGATATCAAGAGCGTGGCGCTGCTGGCGCAGGTGCTGGCCAAGCAGGCCGCGGCGGAAGCGGGCGCCGGCGAGGCCTGGATGATCGAGGATGGCAAGGTCACCGAAGGCGGCTCGTCATCGGCCTTCATTCTGACCCAGGACGACGTGCTGGTGACGCGCCAGAATGGCAGCGCGATTTTGCCCGGCTGCACCCGCAAGGCGGTGGTCGCACTCGCCGAAGAACGCCAGCTCCGCGTCGAGGAGCGCGCCTTCTCGGTCGAGGAGGCGCTGGCCGCCAAGGAAGCCTTCATCACCAGCGCCACCGTGTTCGTGCAGGCGGTGGTGACGATCGACGGCAAGAAGGTCGCCAATGGCAAGCCGGGCCCGATGACGGACCGGCTCCGCGAGATCTATGTCGATTTCGCCAAGGCGACGGCGGTGTAA
- a CDS encoding LuxR C-terminal-related transcriptional regulator, with amino-acid sequence MIADDLSDKEIAHRLEVEISTIRTHLNRIFGRLGARRRSGVASLFARQH; translated from the coding sequence ATGATCGCCGACGATCTCAGCGACAAGGAGATTGCGCATCGGCTTGAAGTCGAAATCTCGACCATCCGGACCCATCTGAACCGCATCTTCGGCAGGCTCGGCGCACGCCGCCGAAGCGGCGTCGCCAGCCTGTTCGCCAGGCAGCATTGA
- a CDS encoding serine hydrolase domain-containing protein — MCKSALPGRYVTLYTAIAFTSMTTSLSAAEFGPPPNAVLSLDKLSRIDDFINDQVAKGNIPGAVVLIQRHGKPVYFRCFGKRDVDAGIEMTSDAIFPIHSVTKTITSFAAMMLVDRGKIALGDPVAKYIPSFAGVKVGVERKDATGHPVLDLVPPVRPVTIEDLLLHTSGITYGFYGEGLVKAAYGSIYLGDFDNAGFAERIAKVPLAEQPRTLWDYGHSIDVLGRVIEVASAQSLYQFEKTQLLDPLGMTTTKFFLTDPVERARYAQPLRRDRHVERNSLDITRWESGGGGMVSTIADFARYGQMLLNGGTLDGKTYLSPAAFAAMTTDHIGPGSGVARNYFYYPGDGFGFGYGFGVRTDPGNAVPPPPGSPGEIKWDGATGVYIVVDRALDMFFVLMEDAPSGRMHVEVNLKKLVYDAFEK, encoded by the coding sequence ATGTGCAAATCAGCGTTACCCGGCCGTTACGTGACGCTATATACCGCGATCGCATTCACCTCGATGACGACCTCGCTATCCGCCGCCGAATTCGGCCCGCCGCCAAACGCGGTGCTGTCGCTCGACAAGCTTTCCCGCATCGATGATTTCATCAACGACCAGGTCGCGAAAGGAAACATTCCCGGCGCCGTCGTCCTGATCCAGCGTCACGGCAAGCCGGTCTATTTCAGATGTTTCGGCAAGCGCGATGTCGACGCCGGCATCGAGATGACTTCGGACGCGATCTTTCCGATTCATTCGGTGACGAAGACCATCACCAGCTTCGCGGCGATGATGCTGGTCGATCGCGGCAAGATCGCGTTGGGCGATCCCGTAGCCAAGTACATTCCATCATTCGCCGGTGTGAAAGTCGGCGTCGAGCGCAAGGACGCTACTGGTCATCCGGTGCTCGACCTCGTGCCGCCGGTCCGGCCGGTCACGATCGAGGATCTGCTGCTGCATACGTCAGGGATCACCTACGGTTTCTATGGCGAGGGATTGGTGAAGGCCGCCTATGGCAGCATCTATCTCGGCGATTTCGACAATGCCGGGTTCGCCGAGCGGATCGCCAAAGTGCCGCTGGCCGAGCAGCCGCGCACGCTGTGGGATTACGGGCATTCCATCGACGTGCTCGGCCGCGTCATCGAGGTCGCGTCGGCGCAGTCGCTGTATCAGTTCGAAAAGACGCAGCTGCTCGATCCCTTGGGGATGACCACGACAAAGTTCTTTTTGACCGATCCGGTCGAGCGGGCGCGCTATGCCCAGCCGCTGCGCCGCGACCGCCATGTCGAGCGCAATTCGCTCGACATCACGCGGTGGGAATCCGGCGGCGGCGGGATGGTCTCGACCATCGCCGATTTCGCGCGTTATGGGCAGATGCTGCTGAACGGCGGCACCCTGGACGGCAAGACCTATCTCAGCCCGGCGGCGTTCGCGGCGATGACCACCGACCATATCGGCCCGGGTTCGGGCGTCGCGCGCAATTATTTCTACTATCCCGGCGACGGTTTCGGCTTCGGCTATGGTTTCGGCGTCCGTACCGATCCCGGTAATGCGGTGCCGCCGCCGCCGGGCTCGCCTGGCGAGATCAAATGGGACGGCGCCACCGGCGTCTATATCGTGGTCGACCGTGCCCTGGACATGTTTTTTGTCTTGATGGAAGATGCCCCGTCCGGGCGGATGCACGTTGAGGTGAATCTGAAGAAGCTGGTTTACGACGCGTTCGAAAAATGA
- a CDS encoding tripartite tricarboxylate transporter substrate binding protein yields the protein MSSRIFKSVLFALAACALLNGPASAGYPYRLIKIVVPFAPGGGTDVVARTLAQEMARDLGVSVIIENKPGAGTIIGTQSVATSASDGYTLLMGTFANAVNPSLQAKLPYDAHYDFAAVALVARSFNIVVVNPASPIKSIADLIAAAKAEPDRLSYGTYGTGTSAHLAGELFKHMAKVNLTTVPYKGAAPAITDLIGGQIQVMFTTVASAASLVEAGQLRAIAVTSAERSPAFPQLPTVSEAGVPGYAAEAWYGLYAPAKTPPEIIDRLNKSAAKAVQSEAFKKLGVNEGLVMVAQPPDALDRYFDGEEARWRKVIEDAGIKPE from the coding sequence ATGTCATCTCGAATTTTCAAATCGGTTTTGTTCGCGCTTGCAGCATGCGCGCTGCTGAATGGCCCGGCTTCGGCAGGCTATCCCTATCGCTTGATCAAGATCGTGGTCCCATTCGCGCCGGGCGGCGGCACCGATGTGGTCGCCCGCACGCTGGCGCAGGAGATGGCCCGGGATCTCGGCGTCTCCGTGATCATCGAGAACAAGCCGGGGGCAGGCACCATCATCGGTACCCAGAGCGTCGCGACCAGCGCGTCTGACGGCTATACGCTGCTGATGGGCACGTTCGCGAACGCGGTCAATCCGAGCCTGCAGGCGAAACTGCCCTATGATGCGCACTATGATTTCGCGGCGGTGGCGCTGGTGGCGCGCTCCTTCAACATCGTGGTGGTCAATCCCGCTTCCCCGATCAAGTCGATTGCGGACCTGATCGCGGCGGCAAAGGCGGAGCCGGATAGGCTCTCCTATGGCACCTACGGCACCGGGACATCGGCGCATCTGGCGGGTGAACTGTTCAAGCACATGGCCAAAGTCAATCTGACCACGGTGCCTTATAAGGGTGCGGCGCCCGCGATCACCGACCTGATCGGCGGGCAGATCCAGGTGATGTTCACTACGGTGGCAAGTGCGGCCTCGCTGGTCGAGGCCGGCCAGTTGCGCGCGATCGCGGTGACGTCGGCGGAACGCTCGCCGGCCTTCCCGCAACTGCCGACGGTTTCGGAAGCCGGAGTTCCCGGCTACGCGGCGGAAGCCTGGTATGGCCTCTACGCCCCCGCCAAGACTCCGCCCGAGATCATCGACCGTCTCAACAAATCGGCCGCAAAGGCCGTTCAATCCGAGGCGTTCAAGAAACTCGGCGTCAACGAAGGCCTCGTCATGGTCGCGCAGCCGCCGGACGCGCTCGATCGCTATTTTGACGGCGAGGAAGCGCGCTGGCGCAAGGTGATCGAGGACGCCGGCATCAAGCCGGAATAG
- a CDS encoding HlyD family secretion protein, with protein sequence MSTASYVTDIKPKISLRPSRKAVKRGALALALALGIAGAADFGYGYLTTGRYLESTDDAYVKADSTIISPKVSGYIAQVLVGDNEKVKAGQLLARIDDRDFKAALDQAHADVDASEAAVRNLDAQISLQAPIIEQGTADVAAAEANLQFAQEERARYDGLMKTGSGTIQRAQQTDAALREKIAQLQHGKSGLLAAQRKVDVLTTERAKAVAQLDRARAVETQAALNLSYTRITAPVEGTVGARSLRVGQYVQAGTQLMAVVPLDAVYVVANFKETQLTHVRNGQPVEINIDSFHGTKLRGHVDSLSPASGLEFALLPPDNATGNFTKIVQRVPVKIVLDDHKLTGLLRPGMSAEPTVDTKATVLAERETRAGLASDQPRPPNGG encoded by the coding sequence ATGTCGACCGCTTCTTATGTCACTGATATCAAACCGAAAATTAGCCTTCGCCCGTCCCGGAAGGCGGTCAAGCGCGGCGCTCTGGCGCTGGCCCTGGCGCTTGGAATCGCCGGCGCGGCGGATTTTGGCTACGGCTACCTCACCACGGGCCGGTATCTGGAGTCGACCGACGACGCCTATGTGAAGGCCGACTCCACGATCATCTCGCCAAAAGTCTCCGGCTATATCGCCCAGGTGCTGGTCGGCGACAACGAGAAGGTCAAAGCCGGCCAGTTGCTGGCCCGGATCGACGATCGCGATTTCAAGGCCGCGCTCGACCAGGCCCATGCCGACGTCGATGCTTCGGAAGCCGCCGTACGCAACCTCGATGCGCAGATTTCGCTGCAAGCTCCGATCATTGAGCAAGGCACCGCCGACGTCGCCGCCGCCGAAGCCAATCTGCAATTCGCCCAGGAAGAACGGGCCCGCTACGACGGGCTGATGAAGACCGGCTCCGGCACCATCCAGCGCGCCCAGCAGACCGACGCGGCGCTGCGCGAAAAGATCGCCCAGCTCCAGCACGGCAAATCGGGCCTGCTGGCCGCGCAGCGCAAGGTCGACGTCCTCACCACCGAACGCGCCAAGGCAGTCGCGCAACTCGATCGCGCCCGCGCGGTCGAAACGCAGGCGGCACTGAACCTTTCTTACACACGGATCACCGCGCCGGTTGAGGGCACGGTCGGCGCGCGGTCGCTCCGGGTTGGCCAGTATGTGCAGGCCGGAACTCAGTTGATGGCGGTCGTTCCGCTGGATGCGGTCTATGTGGTGGCGAATTTCAAGGAGACCCAGCTCACCCATGTGCGCAACGGCCAGCCGGTCGAAATCAATATCGACAGTTTTCACGGCACCAAACTACGGGGCCATGTCGACAGCCTGTCGCCGGCCAGCGGTCTCGAATTCGCGTTGCTGCCGCCCGACAACGCCACCGGCAATTTCACCAAGATTGTGCAGCGGGTGCCGGTGAAGATCGTGCTCGACGATCACAAGCTGACGGGCCTGCTGCGCCCCGGCATGTCGGCCGAGCCGACCGTCGACACCAAGGCGACCGTGCTGGCCGAGCGCGAAACCAGGGCCGGGCTCGCTTCCGACCAGCCCCGCCCACCAAACGGCGGCTAA
- a CDS encoding peptidyl-alpha-hydroxyglycine alpha-amidating lyase family protein, giving the protein MRHWLAGLMLLIAPSAFAQQAVPTIAFDSVPNPLKLPPNIYFGEVSGVSVNSKGHVFALSRGNTSGPAYAAAATQLLEFDAKGAFVREIGKNLYAWSFGHTVKIDPQDNIWVTDKGSDMVIKFDPEGRVVMVFGRKQEASDEDTAPLKHPKPPLPAEDGRFRQVTDVAWDKAGNTFISDGYINSRVAKVDKDGNWLKSWGDRGKEPGQFNTPHSIATDANGNVYVADRGNHRIQVFDGDGKFLRQFTIDVPVPQGAKPAIGKIPDEAMMAGGTFFPGSPWSICITPPPNQVLYSSDSWPGRIYKLTLDGKMLGVLGQSGKQLKQFGWIHAMACPSENVLYVAELLNWRVQKLLLKP; this is encoded by the coding sequence ATGAGGCACTGGCTGGCTGGACTGATGCTGTTGATTGCGCCCTCGGCGTTCGCACAACAGGCGGTCCCCACAATCGCTTTCGACTCCGTCCCCAACCCGCTGAAGCTGCCGCCGAACATCTATTTCGGCGAAGTGTCGGGAGTATCGGTCAATTCCAAGGGTCATGTCTTCGCGCTGTCGCGCGGCAACACCTCGGGCCCCGCCTACGCTGCCGCGGCGACGCAACTGCTGGAGTTCGACGCCAAAGGCGCGTTCGTCCGCGAGATCGGCAAGAACCTGTATGCGTGGTCGTTCGGGCACACCGTCAAGATCGATCCCCAGGACAATATCTGGGTGACCGACAAGGGCTCGGACATGGTCATCAAGTTCGATCCCGAGGGCCGCGTCGTCATGGTGTTCGGCCGCAAGCAGGAAGCCTCCGACGAGGACACCGCGCCGCTGAAACATCCAAAGCCGCCGCTGCCCGCCGAGGATGGCCGGTTTCGCCAGGTCACGGATGTGGCCTGGGACAAGGCCGGCAACACCTTCATCAGCGACGGCTACATCAATTCGCGCGTCGCCAAGGTGGACAAGGACGGCAACTGGCTGAAGTCATGGGGCGACCGCGGCAAAGAGCCCGGTCAGTTCAACACCCCGCACTCGATCGCGACCGACGCCAACGGCAATGTCTACGTCGCCGATCGCGGCAACCACCGGATCCAGGTATTCGACGGCGACGGCAAATTCCTGCGCCAGTTCACCATCGACGTGCCGGTGCCGCAGGGCGCAAAACCTGCGATCGGCAAGATACCGGATGAAGCGATGATGGCCGGCGGCACGTTTTTCCCCGGCTCGCCCTGGTCGATCTGCATTACACCGCCACCCAATCAGGTGCTGTACAGTTCCGATTCATGGCCCGGCCGCATCTACAAACTGACGCTCGATGGCAAAATGCTCGGCGTACTCGGGCAGTCCGGCAAGCAGCTAAAGCAATTCGGCTGGATCCATGCGATGGCGTGCCCGTCGGAGAATGTGCTGTATGTGGCGGAGCTGTTGAACTGGCGGGTACAGAAGTTGTTGCTGAAGCCGTGA